A genomic window from Triticum urartu cultivar G1812 chromosome 7, Tu2.1, whole genome shotgun sequence includes:
- the LOC125523652 gene encoding putative laccase-9, with protein MGMAKIPVVLWLLGAVLALGVSVSPAQGAKTRYHDFFIKESNHTRLCKERTVLTVNGQFPGPAIYARKGDLVIVNVYNQGDKNITIHWHGVDQPRNPWSDGPEYITQCPIRPGGNFTYRVILSEEEGTLWWHAHSDFDRTTVHGAIVIHPKLGTTFPFKKPHKEIPVILGEWWNADVNHLLEEAQRNGGEINISDANTINGQPGDLFPCSKAGTYKIPVQHGKTYLLRIINAGLSNDLFFSVAGHNLTVVGTDGHYTKPFAVKHIMIAPGQTMDALLEANRADGGRYYMAARTFASNLNIEVNNSTATAIVEYMDDAPGRMAPPEFPTNLPGVNDIDSATAYTAQLRSLGSKDHPVDVPRQVDERMLVTIAVNVLPCAPNETCGGPDGNRQAASLNNVSFVNPSVDILGAYYRSVRGVFDTDFPNKPPFFFNFTDVDNDPVERWATKRGTKVKVVEYGAVVEVVFQDTSILGAENHPMHLHGFTFYVVGRGFGNFDEQKDPATYNLVDPPHQNTVSVPKAGWAAIRFRAANPGVWFMHCHFDRHVVWGMSTVFIVKDGKAPEAKMMPPPPNMPTC; from the exons ATGGGTATGGCTAAGATACCGGTGGTGCTTTGGTTACTTGGGGCGGTGTTAGCGCTGGGAGTTTCCGTTAGCCCCGCTCAGGGCGCCAAGACTCGCTACCACGATTTCTTT ATTAAAGAGAGCAACCACACGAGGCTCTGCAAGGAGAGGACCGTCCTCACCGTGAACGGGCAGTTCCCCGGCCCCGCCATCTACGCGCGCAAGGGCGACCTCGTCATCGTCAACGTCTACAACCAAGGCGATAAAAACATCACCATCCACTG GCATGGTGTTGACCAGCCACGCAACCCGTGGTCCGACGGGCCGGAGTACATTACCCAGTGTCCCATCCGCCCCGGCGGCAACTTCACCTACCGGGTCATCTTATCCGAGGAAGAGGGTACGCTCTGGTGGCACGCGCACAGCGACTTCGACCGCACCACAGTCCATGGCGCCATTGTCATCCACCCCAAGCTCGGAACCACCTTCCCTTTCAAGAAGCCACACAAAGAGATACCCGTCATCCTTG GTGAGTGGTGGAATGCTGACGTGAACCATCTGCTCGAGGAGGCGCAGCGGAACGGCGGCGAGATCAACATCTCGGACGCGAACACCATCAACGGACAGCCGGGAGACCTGTTCCCGTGCTCCAAGGCCGGCACCTACAAGATACCGGTGCAGCACGGCAAGACGTACCTGCTCCGGATCATCAACGCGGGGCTCTCCAACGACCTCTTCTTCAGCGTCGCCGGGCACAACCTCACCGTGGTCGGCACCGACGGCCACTACACTAAGCCGTTCGCCGTCAAGCACATCATGATCGCGCCAGGTCAAACCATGGACGCGCTTCTCGAGGCCAACCGCGCCGATGGCGGTCGGTACTACATGGCCGCGAGGACATTCGCGTCCAACCTCAACATCGAGGTCAACAACAGCACCGCCACCGCCATCGTGGAATACATGGACGACGCACCGGGACGTATGGCCCCGCCGGAGTTCCCTACAAACCTTCCGGGCGTCAACGACATCGACTCGGCGACGGCATACACGGCGCAGCTCCGGTCGCTGGGCAGCAAGGACCACCCAGTGGACGTGCCGAGGCAGGTCGACGAGCGCATGCTCGTCACCATCGCCGTCAACGTGCTCCCCTGCGCGCCCAACGAGACGTGCGGGGGCCCCGACGGCAACCGCCAAGCGGCGAGCCTCAACAACGTCAGCTTCGTGAACCCGTCCGTCGACATCCTCGGAGCCTACTACCGCTCCGTCCGTGGCGTGTTCGACACAGACTTCCCCAACAAGCCGCCCTTCTTCTTCAACTTCACGGACGTCGACAACGACCCCGTCGAGCGCTGGGCCACCAAGCGCGGCACCAAGGTGAAGGTGGTGGAGTACGGCGCCGTCGTGGAGGTGGTGTTCCAGGACACCTCCATCCTTGGCGCCGAGAACCACCCCATGCACCTGCACGGCTTCACGTTCTACGTGGTAGGGAGAGGGTTCGGTAATTTTGACGAGCAGAAGGACCCGGCCACCTATAACTTGGTCGACCCGCCGCACCAGAACACCGTCTCCGTGCCCAAAGCTGGCTGGGCCGCAATCCGATTCCGCGCGGCGAATCCTG GTGTCTGGTTCATGCATTGCCATTTTGATCGCCATGTGGTGTGGGGAATGAGCACCGTCTTCATCGTGAAGGATGGCAAGGCTCCTGAAGCTAAAATGATGCCTCCGCCTCCCAACATGCCTACCTGCTAA
- the LOC125522218 gene encoding mediator of RNA polymerase II transcription subunit 6, translating into MSATPLPPPPPADGPAALPPPPGTDMTGICFRDQLWLNTYPLDRNLVFDYFALSPFYDITCNNESLRSRQIHPLDMSQLTKMTGLEYVLSEVMEPHLFVMRKQKRTNAEKSDALLAYYILDGSIYQAPLLGSVFASRISRAMHHISKAFSTACSKLEKIGNAETEADAAASESKAQKETIDLKELKRVDHILMSLQRKLPPAPPPPPFPDGYVPSEQEKGPDDLLASEPLPPAIDPIIDQGPAKRPRFQ; encoded by the exons ATGTCGGCGACGCCGCTGCCCCCACCGCCGCCGGCCGACGGCCCGGCGGCGCTCCCGCCCCCGCCGGGGACGGACATGACGGGGATCTGCTTCCGCGACCAGCTGTGGCTCAACACCTACCCGCTGGATCGCAACCTCGTCTTCGACTACTTCGCCCTCTCCCCCTTCTACGACATCACCTGCAACAACGAGTCCCTCCGCTCGCGCCAAATCCACCCCCTCGACATGTCCCAGCTCAC GAAGATGACCGGGCTGGAGTACGTGCTGAGCGAAGTGATGGAGCCGCACCTGTTCGTGATGCGCAAGCAGAAGAGGACGAACGCCGAGAAGTCTGACGCCTTGCTCGCCTACTACATCCTCGACGGCTCCATCTACCAGGCGCCCCTGCTTGGCAGCGTTTTCGCCTCCCGCATA AGTAGGGCTATGCATCACATATCAAAAGCATTTTCTACGGCATGCTCAAAATTGGAGAAGATTGGTAATG CGGAAACAGAGGCTGATGCGGCAGCTTCTGAATCAAAGGCCCAAAAGGAAACAATTGACTTGAAGGAGTTGAAACGAGTGGATCACATCCTCATGTCTTTGCAACGAAAG CTGCCTCCTGCTCCTCCCCCTCCACCCTTTCCGGATGGTTATGTCCCATCAGAACAAGAGAAAGGGCCAGATGATCTGTTGGCCTCGGAGCCATTGCCTCCTGCAATTGACCCCATCATTGATCAAGGGCCAGCAAAAAGACCAAGATTTCAATGA